The Pseudomonadota bacterium genome includes a region encoding these proteins:
- a CDS encoding DUF58 domain-containing protein, producing MTLRWPAIVWIAAIATIGIAGLWMGAPLAGLWRWLTVALMLALLIERLLSTTPPLLATLEQPPSVHLGEPTDWVLHVTNIGRSALRCAYAPRPPVWFAGDLQDAQVRLRPDEHRTLPFSQVPQRLGEHPWPRQPVMVRGLFGLAEWIRSVPLHERPDTEDNAHNSPPSDTADQAPAVTHVSPAMLAGAGRRSALDRLGSTRQAIRSYGGSEFRSLRGYSVGDPPSVIDWKATARSGSLVVRETEEEQQLLILFALDCGRSSRLRVGQLDALGHAVNISARLAELADHAGDRCGLLTYADAPIASVPPGHGPAHLRRLRDCLASCRTQANESNPLSAVIQLARALPQRALVLNFTQLDDATASGQLAEATLLLRPKHLPMVVAVQDESLEQMMQAGSTDREAIFTAIAAREYRRTAARTRASLERMGAVVVEATPDRIEREVFECYRRLRSDKRI from the coding sequence GTGACCTTGCGCTGGCCTGCCATCGTCTGGATCGCCGCCATCGCCACCATTGGCATCGCCGGCCTGTGGATGGGAGCACCTCTGGCTGGCCTATGGCGCTGGCTCACGGTGGCCCTGATGCTGGCGCTGCTCATCGAGCGGCTGCTGAGCACCACCCCTCCCCTGCTCGCTACATTGGAGCAGCCACCGTCCGTGCACCTGGGAGAGCCCACCGACTGGGTATTGCACGTGACCAACATCGGGCGCTCGGCGCTTCGCTGCGCGTACGCACCCCGTCCGCCCGTGTGGTTCGCCGGAGACTTGCAAGATGCGCAGGTGCGTCTGCGACCGGACGAGCACCGCACACTACCGTTCAGCCAGGTGCCGCAGCGCCTGGGAGAGCACCCATGGCCTCGCCAACCCGTGATGGTCCGCGGGCTCTTCGGTCTGGCCGAATGGATTCGCTCGGTCCCCCTGCATGAGCGCCCGGACACGGAAGACAACGCACACAACAGTCCACCGAGCGATACGGCGGACCAGGCACCGGCCGTCACTCACGTGTCACCGGCCATGCTGGCGGGCGCCGGGCGACGCAGCGCCCTCGACCGGCTGGGCAGCACCCGACAGGCCATCCGCTCCTACGGCGGCAGCGAGTTCCGCAGCCTGCGCGGCTACAGCGTCGGCGATCCGCCGTCGGTGATCGACTGGAAAGCCACGGCGCGTAGCGGCTCCCTCGTCGTGCGAGAGACCGAAGAGGAGCAGCAGCTACTCATCCTCTTCGCCCTTGACTGCGGGCGCAGTAGTCGCCTGCGGGTGGGGCAACTCGATGCGTTGGGTCACGCCGTCAACATCAGCGCGCGCCTAGCCGAGCTCGCCGATCACGCGGGCGATCGCTGCGGCCTGCTGACCTACGCCGACGCACCCATCGCAAGCGTCCCGCCAGGGCACGGCCCGGCCCACCTGCGACGCTTGCGCGATTGCCTGGCCAGCTGCCGCACGCAGGCGAACGAGAGCAACCCGCTCAGTGCCGTGATTCAGCTCGCTCGCGCCCTGCCGCAGCGAGCTCTGGTGCTGAATTTCACCCAGCTCGACGACGCCACCGCCAGCGGCCAGCTCGCTGAGGCCACGCTGCTGCTGCGCCCGAAGCACCTGCCGATGGTGGTCGCCGTGCAGGACGAATCCCTGGAGCAGATGATGCAAGCAGGCAGCACCGACCGCGAAGCCATCTTTACGGCCATTGCCGCTCGCGAGTACCGGCGCACCGCGGCGCGAACCCGCGCCTCGCTCGAGCGCATGGGCGCCGTGGTGGTGGAGGCGACCCCAGATCGAATAGAGCGCGAAGTGTTCGAGTGCTACAGGCGCTTGCGATCGGACAAGCGCATCTGA
- a CDS encoding serine/threonine-protein kinase, which translates to MADRSPLGRGRDGGGLRGEPRRRPLPAIGGSQDPTRRLSAPAADAFRSERERLARLSHPGISRIIDGGETLDGRPFMVMEYVDGKAIDKWCRDNDVDARTRLRMLVQLCAAVAHAHARLVLHRDIKASNVLVDSNGDVRLIDFGISALTNEERSAEAGGPLTVATAAPEQLAGEGVSSQTDVFAIGLLAHQLLAGRLPARSADRGVVLDPSTLRAREVVSVLERATRLVPEDRYASADALSEDFLALLEHRPVSPLRRDLLYRLRSTLRRYPVASALAATASLALVVGAAVSMVLADRAATEAARARDALAEARFYLERAELTAATQSAYSDALQRMFGDEADEPRMRRILIDHAHQALAQYKADPARAAQIAYAVGRHFVDRNDYAAGLEVLEPWLTQGYGHPHLLRQGRLNQALAYRYTERHEEALALFNEVDQAFMATPDQGSVDHLVAIVQRAELLSTREAWSSALSVLKDAVAQTDDAHTEMFCWAYIDAFEKRLGNFAVAYEAARRAVAVFERHPLLELHGRVNTRSMLASYEIYYTSDYDAAVRHIEQALADAEVAGETGAIAELIYLRGESALFQGELEETQRLYRRPRAMELEYFPVDVGGTTSLVEALAEAGELPEAERELDQLAKRMDELRPGGSRHPRITLARARLAAARDGAAAAQDTLAQAGFTRSFAATSIVGMARVKRLEALGVEVPD; encoded by the coding sequence GTGGCAGATCGAAGCCCCCTTGGGCGCGGGCGGGATGGGGGAGGTCTACGTGGCGAGCCGCGCAGACGGCCGCTACCAGCAATAGGTGGCTCTCAAGACCCTACGCGTCGCTTAAGCGCCCCTGCTGCTGACGCCTTTCGGAGTGAACGCGAGCGCCTCGCTCGCCTCAGTCACCCCGGTATCAGTCGCATCATCGATGGGGGAGAGACGCTCGACGGCCGTCCCTTCATGGTGATGGAGTACGTGGATGGCAAGGCCATCGACAAGTGGTGCCGTGACAACGACGTCGACGCGCGTACGCGCCTGCGCATGCTCGTCCAGCTGTGCGCCGCCGTCGCCCACGCTCACGCCCGCCTGGTGCTGCACCGAGACATCAAAGCCTCGAACGTGCTCGTCGATAGCAACGGCGACGTTAGGTTAATCGATTTCGGTATTTCGGCGCTGACCAACGAGGAGCGCAGCGCTGAGGCGGGCGGGCCGCTCACCGTGGCCACCGCCGCTCCGGAGCAACTTGCCGGCGAGGGGGTGTCCTCGCAAACGGATGTATTCGCCATCGGCCTGCTCGCTCATCAGCTCCTCGCCGGTAGGCTGCCTGCGCGATCCGCGGATCGCGGCGTGGTCCTCGACCCGTCTACGCTCCGGGCTCGTGAAGTGGTGAGCGTGCTCGAGCGAGCGACCCGCCTGGTGCCGGAGGATCGCTACGCATCAGCAGATGCATTGTCCGAGGACTTCCTAGCGCTTCTCGAGCATAGACCGGTCAGTCCGCTGCGCCGAGATCTCCTTTATCGACTGCGGAGCACCCTGCGCCGATACCCTGTGGCGAGCGCCCTCGCCGCGACCGCCTCGCTGGCGCTGGTGGTCGGGGCCGCGGTGAGCATGGTTCTCGCCGACCGCGCCGCCACCGAGGCCGCGCGGGCCCGAGACGCCCTGGCGGAGGCGCGCTTTTACCTTGAGCGCGCAGAACTGACGGCGGCCACCCAGTCCGCCTATTCCGACGCTCTGCAGCGGATGTTCGGTGACGAGGCGGACGAGCCTCGCATGCGCCGCATTCTCATCGACCATGCGCACCAGGCCCTCGCGCAGTACAAGGCCGATCCCGCGCGTGCGGCGCAGATCGCCTACGCAGTGGGTCGCCACTTCGTCGATCGCAACGATTACGCCGCGGGCCTGGAGGTGCTCGAACCGTGGCTTACCCAGGGTTACGGCCATCCTCACCTCTTGCGCCAGGGGCGCCTCAACCAGGCGCTGGCTTACCGCTACACCGAGCGCCATGAGGAGGCGCTAGCTCTGTTCAACGAGGTGGATCAGGCCTTCATGGCTACGCCGGATCAGGGCTCCGTGGACCACCTCGTGGCCATCGTGCAACGCGCTGAGCTGCTCTCCACGCGGGAGGCGTGGTCTTCGGCGCTGAGCGTGCTGAAGGACGCGGTCGCGCAAACGGACGATGCCCACACCGAGATGTTCTGTTGGGCCTATATCGATGCCTTCGAGAAGCGCCTGGGGAACTTCGCCGTGGCCTACGAGGCGGCGCGCCGCGCGGTTGCTGTGTTCGAGCGTCATCCCCTGCTGGAACTGCACGGCCGGGTGAACACACGCAGCATGCTGGCCAGCTATGAGATCTATTACACCAGCGACTATGACGCCGCCGTGCGACATATTGAGCAAGCACTGGCCGACGCTGAGGTGGCCGGCGAGACCGGTGCCATCGCCGAGCTGATCTACCTGCGCGGCGAATCGGCCCTCTTTCAAGGGGAGCTCGAGGAGACCCAGCGCTTGTACCGGAGGCCGAGGGCCATGGAACTTGAGTATTTCCCCGTGGATGTTGGTGGCACGACGTCGCTCGTCGAAGCGCTCGCCGAGGCGGGCGAGCTGCCCGAGGCAGAGCGGGAACTCGATCAGCTCGCCAAGCGCATGGACGAACTGCGCCCCGGCGGATCGAGGCATCCCAGGATCACGCTTGCCAGAGCCCGCCTTGCGGCAGCGCGTGATGGCGCCGCCGCGGCGCAGGATACCCTGGCGCAAGCCGGATTTACCCGATCCTTTGCGGCGACCAGTATCGTTGGGATGGCGCGTGTGAAGCGCCTGGAAGCCCTAGGCGTTGAAGTGCCGGACTGA
- a CDS encoding RDD family protein, translating to MQEASATAPSLELGAATGVSIDLPLAGAGSRGYAYIIDFHIRLVLPVLYWIVLSVLAGLGVVQLDVASGFDENTPTDPGFLLGFFGVPSLLFLLYHPVVELAMRGDSPGKRIAGIHCVDSEGQPPGAGAILLRNVLRVIDSLPMVYTVGLVAVMITRQHQRLGDLVAGTRVVQAPKSARGLVKDLGALDKSNLSADELDLVTKILARWSTLRRDRRQELTESVLLRQGITPAAKDGQRRRQLKALLGQ from the coding sequence ATGCAGGAAGCTTCCGCCACCGCACCATCCCTCGAACTGGGCGCCGCCACCGGCGTATCGATCGACCTCCCCCTCGCCGGCGCGGGGAGTCGCGGCTACGCGTACATCATCGACTTCCACATTCGCCTCGTGCTCCCGGTGCTCTACTGGATCGTGCTCAGCGTGTTAGCGGGACTTGGCGTGGTGCAGCTGGACGTGGCGTCGGGCTTTGACGAGAACACGCCGACTGATCCGGGTTTCCTGCTCGGCTTCTTTGGCGTGCCGAGCTTGCTATTCCTGCTCTACCACCCGGTGGTGGAGCTGGCCATGCGTGGCGATTCGCCGGGCAAGCGCATCGCGGGGATTCACTGCGTCGATAGCGAAGGGCAGCCACCGGGCGCTGGCGCCATTCTACTGCGCAACGTTCTTCGTGTTATCGACAGCCTCCCGATGGTGTACACCGTGGGACTGGTCGCCGTGATGATCACCCGCCAACATCAGCGCCTTGGTGATCTCGTGGCCGGCACGCGAGTGGTGCAAGCCCCCAAGAGCGCGCGCGGCTTGGTGAAGGACCTCGGCGCTCTCGACAAGTCGAATCTGTCGGCGGATGAGTTGGATCTGGTCACCAAGATCCTGGCGCGGTGGAGCACCTTACGCCGCGATCGCCGACAGGAGCTCACCGAGAGTGTCCTTCTGCGTCAGGGGATCACGCCGGCCGCCAAGGATGGTCAACGGCGTCGTCAGCTCAAGGCGCTGCTCGGGCAATGA
- a CDS encoding MoxR family ATPase has translation MNPTQHYLQQIQSKLGERVFGLGQAARLLGMTRIAGGHALLEGPPGIGKTLLARSFAQALGGQFRRVQGTPDLLPADITGVTVFRPDGTEFKFRPGPLFADVVLVDEINRAGPKTQAALLEAMEEKRTTIDGDTRELPADFVVIATQNPIDFEGTYPLPESQVDRFLIRLDLTYAPRAEEVQVLQRYASPEGSAHQDALAAIEDERSLLRAARDEVAATRIEQALVEYVVNICEATRQAQSIALGLSTRAARAMLLMARVLAAGSGFDFVRPDDVQGVVDAVGAHRIVLTPEARIAGLTAQETLSRLVEGIAVPRVQGAVPSPTGESQE, from the coding sequence ATGAACCCCACACAACACTACCTGCAACAGATCCAGAGCAAGCTTGGCGAACGGGTCTTCGGCCTGGGGCAAGCGGCACGGCTTTTGGGCATGACCCGAATCGCCGGCGGCCACGCACTGCTCGAAGGTCCGCCGGGGATAGGCAAGACGTTGCTGGCGCGCTCCTTCGCCCAGGCGCTCGGGGGGCAGTTTCGACGGGTGCAGGGGACGCCTGACCTACTGCCGGCCGACATCACGGGCGTCACGGTCTTTCGCCCCGACGGCACCGAGTTCAAATTTCGACCAGGCCCCCTCTTCGCCGATGTGGTGCTAGTCGATGAGATAAACCGCGCCGGGCCGAAAACCCAGGCAGCGCTGCTGGAGGCGATGGAGGAGAAGCGCACCACTATCGACGGGGACACCCGTGAGCTGCCTGCAGACTTTGTGGTCATCGCCACTCAAAACCCGATCGATTTCGAGGGCACCTATCCCCTGCCTGAATCACAGGTGGATCGCTTCCTCATCCGCCTCGACCTCACCTACGCGCCACGGGCTGAAGAAGTGCAGGTGCTGCAACGTTACGCATCGCCCGAGGGAAGTGCGCACCAGGATGCTCTCGCCGCTATCGAGGATGAGCGCAGCCTGCTCCGTGCCGCGCGTGACGAGGTAGCCGCCACGCGCATCGAACAGGCGTTGGTGGAGTACGTCGTGAACATCTGCGAGGCCACGCGACAAGCGCAGAGCATCGCCCTCGGCTTATCCACGCGCGCTGCGCGGGCCATGCTGCTGATGGCCCGCGTACTCGCCGCCGGCTCGGGCTTTGACTTCGTGCGCCCGGACGACGTGCAGGGCGTCGTCGACGCCGTCGGCGCTCACCGTATTGTGCTAACGCCGGAAGCGCGCATCGCCGGCCTCACGGCGCAAGAGACTCTGAGCCGACTGGTGGAAGGTATCGCCGTGCCACGTGTGCAGGGCGCAGTACCCTCACCTACCGGCGAGTCACAGGAGTAG
- a CDS encoding patatin-like phospholipase family protein: MLFEDVQLRAQAPEYRRRAKSLLHASKVSREEIDSLSKVLLDLREWSYARRLLARARGRVVEDPKARLELAQRQALATYNDTELPVDARLEGALAILEERCGLKNTRNQRTLSLAGAVFKRRWRLDGHKENLERALTYYLRAYEEGPEHDLGQSGINAAFVLDQLGDVERREAASAGGSSDMAAARAEETQAIREELVETLSPLIEATESVADRWRLYTTIAEALFGLGQFEQAGPWLEKLRELGVSAWQYQATVRQLASVARMQSGDMGSVPGFSRSQAGKVLREFLREHSQAVRGAYAGRVGLALSGGGFRAALYHIGVLARLAELDVLRHVEVLSCVAGGAIVGTHYYLLLKELLESKADAEIAREDYIALVRRLERHFQDGVRRNLRGRLNIDPVTNAKLLGPTYNRTMRTGELLEEMLFSRVAEEAGQPQRRRGKRDPLYMPDLAVRPYGTAQGATFEIKHDNWRRAAKVPELVINATTLNTGHNWQFTADSMGEPPGSINTHVDSSYQLRRVSYAEAPEGVRSVRLGYAVAASAAVPGRTEPLSLKGLYPGVDVRLVDGGVQDTQGISALLERDCQVMLVSDGTGPIDSVDAPSIGRLAARRRANIILRARALQLSTEHLEGRRRSGLLRGLMFVHLRKDLPVTPIDWVGCDDPLSLVEDRAQERVEELTEHQETEYEIPIAIQRALAAVRTDYDAFHESESLTLMLSGYRMAEHAFREDSSLTALTDGEAPSNDWDFLAVQDALRDYAAREHLREVLAVSARRRFKPWLASERLRQASWIAGIGAAALAAIVGAFSASAVLLNGAGAVLLLLATVVAIWVGRRLSASTDLPVMVGRLVYGLWAVVTGPITGRAQLWLLDRLYLRFGRLKPPER; the protein is encoded by the coding sequence ATGCTCTTTGAGGACGTACAGCTGCGTGCGCAGGCTCCTGAGTATCGCCGTCGAGCGAAATCGTTGCTTCACGCATCGAAGGTCAGTCGCGAGGAGATCGACTCCCTAAGCAAGGTGCTCCTGGACCTGCGTGAGTGGAGCTATGCGCGCCGTTTGCTGGCGCGAGCTCGCGGTCGGGTGGTAGAGGACCCGAAGGCGCGCCTCGAACTCGCGCAGCGCCAAGCCCTCGCCACCTACAACGACACGGAGCTCCCGGTGGATGCGCGCCTGGAGGGCGCCCTCGCGATCCTCGAAGAGCGCTGTGGCCTGAAGAATACGCGCAACCAACGGACACTCTCCCTAGCCGGTGCCGTGTTCAAGCGTCGCTGGCGTCTCGACGGCCACAAGGAAAACCTAGAGCGTGCGTTAACCTACTACCTTCGCGCCTACGAGGAGGGGCCCGAGCACGATCTGGGCCAGTCCGGCATTAACGCAGCCTTTGTGCTCGATCAACTCGGCGATGTCGAACGTCGCGAAGCCGCTTCCGCTGGCGGCAGTTCGGACATGGCTGCCGCGCGCGCCGAGGAGACGCAGGCGATTCGCGAAGAGCTTGTCGAGACGCTATCGCCGCTTATTGAAGCGACCGAGTCTGTCGCTGATCGCTGGCGCCTCTACACGACGATCGCCGAGGCCTTGTTCGGTCTTGGCCAGTTCGAGCAGGCCGGCCCGTGGTTGGAGAAGCTGCGCGAACTCGGCGTCTCCGCCTGGCAGTACCAGGCGACGGTGCGGCAATTGGCATCAGTGGCTCGGATGCAGAGCGGGGATATGGGCAGCGTCCCAGGCTTCTCGCGCTCGCAGGCGGGCAAAGTCCTAAGGGAATTTCTGAGGGAGCATTCGCAGGCTGTGCGCGGCGCCTACGCGGGCCGGGTCGGTCTCGCCCTGTCGGGCGGCGGCTTCCGAGCTGCCCTTTACCACATCGGTGTGTTGGCGCGCCTCGCCGAGCTCGACGTGCTTCGCCACGTGGAAGTGCTGTCCTGTGTGGCGGGCGGCGCCATCGTAGGCACGCACTACTACCTACTATTGAAAGAGTTGCTCGAGTCCAAGGCGGACGCGGAGATCGCGCGCGAGGACTACATCGCCCTGGTGCGCCGCCTGGAGCGGCACTTTCAGGACGGCGTGCGGCGCAATCTGCGCGGTCGTCTCAACATCGACCCCGTGACCAACGCCAAGCTCCTCGGCCCGACCTACAACCGCACCATGCGAACGGGCGAGCTGCTCGAAGAGATGCTCTTCTCCCGCGTCGCGGAGGAGGCGGGGCAACCGCAACGCCGCCGCGGCAAGCGTGATCCCCTGTACATGCCCGATCTGGCCGTGCGCCCCTACGGCACGGCGCAGGGCGCCACCTTCGAGATCAAGCACGATAACTGGCGCCGCGCCGCCAAGGTGCCGGAGCTGGTGATCAACGCCACCACCCTCAACACGGGGCACAACTGGCAGTTCACCGCAGACTCCATGGGCGAACCCCCCGGCAGTATCAATACGCACGTCGACTCCAGCTATCAACTGCGTCGAGTCAGTTACGCCGAGGCACCGGAGGGCGTGCGAAGTGTGCGTTTGGGGTATGCGGTCGCCGCATCGGCGGCCGTGCCAGGACGTACGGAACCGCTCTCCTTGAAGGGGCTTTACCCTGGCGTTGATGTTCGCCTCGTAGACGGCGGCGTGCAGGATACGCAAGGCATCTCGGCGCTCCTGGAGCGCGACTGCCAGGTGATGCTGGTCAGCGATGGAACGGGCCCCATCGACAGCGTCGATGCGCCCAGCATCGGGCGCCTCGCGGCGCGTCGGCGAGCCAACATCATCCTGCGCGCTCGCGCCCTGCAGCTGTCGACGGAGCATCTGGAGGGACGCCGCCGTTCCGGTCTGTTGCGGGGTTTGATGTTCGTGCACCTGCGCAAGGACCTTCCGGTGACGCCGATCGATTGGGTGGGGTGTGATGATCCCCTGTCCCTGGTGGAGGATCGCGCTCAGGAACGCGTCGAAGAGCTAACCGAGCACCAGGAGACCGAGTACGAGATTCCCATCGCTATCCAGCGCGCCCTGGCCGCTGTACGTACGGACTACGATGCCTTCCATGAGTCGGAGTCACTCACGTTAATGTTGAGTGGCTATCGTATGGCAGAGCACGCCTTCCGTGAGGACTCGTCTCTCACGGCGCTCACCGACGGTGAGGCACCATCGAACGATTGGGACTTCCTCGCCGTACAGGACGCGTTGCGCGACTACGCCGCGCGCGAGCACTTGCGCGAGGTACTAGCGGTGTCGGCGCGACGGCGCTTCAAGCCCTGGTTGGCTAGCGAGCGACTTCGTCAGGCGAGCTGGATCGCAGGCATCGGCGCCGCAGCGCTCGCGGCGATCGTGGGCGCGTTCAGCGCCAGCGCCGTACTGTTGAACGGTGCCGGTGCGGTGCTGCTGCTGTTGGCCACGGTGGTGGCGATTTGGGTAGGCCGGCGCCTGTCGGCATCCACGGATCTGCCGGTGATGGTGGGGCGCTTGGTGTATGGCTTGTGGGCGGTGGTGACCGGGCCGATCACTGGGCGGGCGCAGCTGTGGTTGTTGGATCGGTTGTATCTGCGCTTCGGGCGATTGAAACCGCCCGAGCGGTAG
- a CDS encoding ECF-type sigma factor, protein MADTSDIDALLKAVKSGDNAAVDALYRLVYDELHKLAAAQRRRWGGNHTIGTTALVHEAYLKLGDGKGQDWEGRRHFFGTASMAMRHVLVSYARAAQADKRGGGMPAVEMDLELVADPVIMSDVLALHDALERLEALESRWARVVECRVFAGMSINERPMRLASRRPPSSVTGPSRRRGCSESCVPPRAPLAPREAQPVRASGILP, encoded by the coding sequence GTGGCAGATACTTCCGACATCGACGCCCTGCTGAAAGCCGTCAAGTCGGGCGACAACGCGGCGGTAGACGCGCTTTATCGGTTGGTCTACGACGAGCTGCACAAGCTGGCGGCCGCCCAGCGGCGGCGTTGGGGCGGCAACCACACGATCGGCACCACGGCGCTGGTGCACGAGGCCTACCTCAAGCTTGGCGACGGCAAGGGTCAGGACTGGGAAGGGCGTCGACACTTCTTCGGCACCGCGTCGATGGCCATGCGCCACGTACTGGTGAGCTACGCCCGCGCGGCGCAGGCGGACAAGCGCGGCGGTGGCATGCCTGCAGTGGAGATGGACCTCGAACTGGTGGCCGATCCTGTGATCATGAGCGACGTGCTCGCCCTGCACGACGCGCTCGAACGCCTTGAGGCCTTGGAATCTCGCTGGGCCCGCGTGGTGGAGTGCCGCGTCTTCGCGGGCATGAGCATCAACGAGCGGCCGATGCGCTTGGCGTCTCGCCGGCCACCGTCAAGCGTGACTGGACCTTCGCGTCGGCGTGGTTGTTCCGAGAGCTGCGTGCCACCTCGAGCCCCGCTGGCCCCCCGTGAGGCGCAACCGGTCCGGGCGAGCGGGATCCTTCCATGA
- a CDS encoding stage II sporulation protein M produces MSTEPSGEKQAPYADWLGGRHAGWKSLAGHIASKRRDLGLEQAREVLDGYQGLARDVSLARREVPGSRLHRTAEALYSQLHRAINSKPTAPLNDLWQLYTQRLPAAVRTLRGELTVSFALFIAATLVGFAMVSVATETAGWFLSGPMIRKVQNGGLWTDDLLNIMPSSVLAADITMNNITVSFTAFVLGMLYGIGTLYILSLNGLMLGSIFAYTAAYGTALPLFRFVIAHGIVELSVICVASAAGLAIGRALARPGAHGRIASLQAAAGDAGALLAASVPFLIGCGLIEGYISPNEYFNLATRVAVGLAWTVVFLLVLDGRLWGWLAQMRLSDRKRL; encoded by the coding sequence ATGAGCACCGAGCCGTCAGGAGAGAAGCAAGCGCCTTACGCCGACTGGCTCGGCGGGCGCCATGCGGGCTGGAAGTCGCTCGCCGGTCATATCGCCAGTAAGCGCCGCGACCTCGGACTTGAGCAGGCGCGTGAGGTGTTGGACGGCTATCAGGGCTTGGCCCGGGATGTGTCCCTCGCGCGGCGTGAAGTGCCAGGCAGCCGACTTCACCGCACCGCCGAGGCGCTGTACTCGCAGCTGCACCGCGCCATCAACAGCAAGCCGACCGCGCCACTCAATGACCTGTGGCAGCTCTATACCCAGCGCTTGCCGGCGGCGGTCCGCACGCTGCGGGGAGAACTCACGGTCTCCTTCGCTCTGTTTATCGCCGCCACCCTCGTCGGCTTCGCAATGGTGAGCGTGGCAACGGAGACCGCGGGGTGGTTCCTCTCGGGGCCGATGATCCGCAAGGTGCAGAACGGGGGCCTGTGGACCGATGATCTCCTGAACATCATGCCGTCCTCCGTGCTCGCCGCGGACATCACCATGAATAACATCACCGTGTCGTTCACGGCCTTCGTTCTCGGCATGCTTTACGGTATCGGCACGCTGTACATTTTGTCCCTGAACGGGCTGATGCTGGGCTCTATCTTCGCCTACACGGCCGCCTACGGTACCGCCCTGCCGCTGTTTCGCTTCGTGATTGCCCACGGCATCGTAGAGCTATCGGTGATCTGCGTGGCCAGCGCGGCTGGTCTGGCGATCGGTCGCGCGCTGGCCAGACCTGGCGCTCACGGCAGAATCGCCTCCCTGCAGGCCGCCGCTGGCGATGCGGGTGCACTCTTGGCTGCCAGCGTTCCGTTTCTCATTGGCTGCGGGCTGATCGAGGGCTATATCTCACCGAATGAGTACTTTAACCTGGCCACGCGCGTGGCCGTGGGCTTGGCGTGGACGGTGGTGTTTCTGCTCGTTCTCGACGGGCGCCTTTGGGGGTGGCTGGCTCAGATGCGCTTGTCCGATCGCAAGCGCCTGTAG